A portion of the Shewanella sp. SNU WT4 genome contains these proteins:
- the gndA gene encoding NADP-dependent phosphogluconate dehydrogenase, with the protein MKNHSKLNDIAVIGLGVMGKNLALNISDNGYKVSAFDVDNQKIHSLVSQAQSESPQLDPHRIQPCLDVKSLLNSLEKPRVIVLSVPAGAPVDGVCAALIEAGIASDDIVIDTGNSLWTDTVAREQSYQGQFIFFSSAVSGGEVGARFGPSLMPSGNLDAWARVAPIWRAIAAKVDGATGLPIERFEPGNPVTEGEPCTTYIGPSGAGHYVKMVHNGIEYADMQLICEAYHLLSAGLGMAAVDIAAVFARWNQGSLNSYLMGISAEILRQADPLSDKPLVEMILDSAGQKGTGLWTAVSSLQIGCPAPTIAEAVYARAVSTQKALRTELSTRLQGVNANTSTLTDDERSAFIDALEDALYCAKVCCYAQGFQLMAMTAAEQGWQLDFAEIAKIWRAGCIIRATFLQSITEAYQADSKLSHLLMADIFATSLSDKQYQWRKAVASAVMQGIPVPCISSALAYYDSYRAPTLPANLLQAQRDYFGAHSFARIDGPVQDKFHFDWSGSRTLNKL; encoded by the coding sequence ATGAAAAACCACAGCAAGTTAAATGATATCGCGGTAATCGGTCTTGGCGTGATGGGTAAAAACCTCGCGCTTAACATTTCAGATAATGGTTATAAAGTCAGCGCCTTTGATGTTGATAACCAAAAAATCCATTCCCTCGTTAGCCAAGCTCAAAGTGAAAGCCCGCAGTTAGACCCTCATAGAATTCAGCCATGCCTCGATGTTAAATCACTGCTTAATAGTCTTGAAAAGCCCAGAGTCATAGTCTTGTCTGTTCCCGCTGGCGCGCCTGTTGATGGCGTGTGCGCGGCGTTAATTGAAGCTGGCATAGCAAGCGATGACATAGTGATCGACACAGGCAATAGCCTTTGGACTGATACTGTGGCGCGCGAACAAAGCTATCAAGGCCAGTTTATTTTCTTTAGCTCAGCGGTTTCTGGCGGAGAAGTTGGCGCCCGCTTTGGGCCGTCATTAATGCCTAGTGGCAATCTTGATGCTTGGGCGCGAGTGGCCCCAATTTGGCGCGCCATCGCCGCTAAAGTAGATGGCGCCACGGGTTTACCCATTGAGCGCTTTGAGCCCGGCAATCCAGTGACAGAAGGCGAGCCTTGCACGACTTATATTGGCCCGAGCGGCGCTGGTCATTATGTCAAAATGGTGCATAACGGCATTGAGTACGCCGATATGCAGCTCATTTGTGAAGCTTATCATTTACTCAGTGCTGGCCTTGGCATGGCAGCTGTTGATATTGCGGCGGTATTTGCCCGCTGGAATCAAGGCAGTTTAAATAGCTACTTAATGGGAATTAGCGCTGAGATTTTAAGGCAAGCTGACCCACTAAGTGATAAGCCGCTGGTGGAAATGATCTTAGATTCCGCCGGGCAAAAGGGCACAGGTTTGTGGACTGCGGTTAGCAGCTTACAGATTGGCTGCCCAGCACCTACCATAGCTGAAGCCGTGTATGCTCGCGCCGTCAGTACTCAAAAGGCATTACGCACTGAGCTTAGCACTCGCTTGCAAGGAGTTAATGCCAATACCAGTACTTTGACAGATGACGAGCGCAGCGCATTTATTGATGCCCTTGAAGATGCGCTTTATTGCGCCAAGGTGTGTTGTTACGCCCAAGGATTTCAATTAATGGCGATGACAGCGGCGGAGCAAGGTTGGCAGCTCGATTTTGCTGAAATTGCTAAGATTTGGCGGGCAGGTTGTATTATTCGCGCGACGTTCTTGCAATCTATTACTGAGGCTTATCAAGCAGATAGTAAGCTCAGTCACTTATTGATGGCCGATATTTTTGCAACTAGCTTGTCAGATAAGCAATATCAATGGCGTAAAGCCGTAGCGAGCGCTGTGATGCAAGGCATTCCCGTCCCCTGCATTAGCTCAGCGCTGGCCTATTATGACAGCTACCGCGCTCCGACCTTACCCGCCAACTTGTTGCAAGCGCAGCGCGATTATTTCGGCGCCCATAGCTTTGCCAGAATCGATGGTCCAGTCCAAGACAAATTCCATTTCGATTGGAGTGGCTCGCGCACCTTAAATAAGCTGTAA
- a CDS encoding 50S ribosome-binding protein YggL yields the protein MKLDKIDNKSKRLRKKLYLGEFAVFGFQLQCQLSCTTDSQYDAFTDELFVFLEAQQLCTVCGASKGRCDAIVLPEARYGAPEASAIAALKTWLENHSMVSEPMLGELQDLTYDEFEVV from the coding sequence ATGAAATTAGATAAGATTGACAACAAATCTAAGCGTTTACGTAAGAAACTGTACCTCGGTGAGTTTGCCGTATTCGGCTTTCAATTGCAGTGTCAGCTGTCATGCACCACAGATTCGCAGTACGATGCCTTCACTGACGAATTATTTGTATTTTTAGAAGCGCAACAGTTATGCACTGTATGCGGCGCCTCTAAAGGTCGTTGTGATGCCATCGTATTACCAGAAGCCCGTTATGGCGCTCCTGAAGCTTCTGCCATTGCTGCACTGAAAACTTGGTTAGAGAACCATTCTATGGTGTCTGAGCCTATGTTAGGTGAGTTGCAAGACTTAACCTACGATGAGTTTGAAGTGGTTTAA
- the pepT gene encoding peptidase T yields the protein MSIESRLEARFLRYVAIDSQSAFNQEQVPSTPGQLQLAHLLHDELIAMGISDCEVDSHGILTAKIPANLNADTKATAIGFVAHLDTVDVGLSSSIKPQKIHYTGQSLCLNSELNIEFDKTAHPEINQYLNDDIFFSDGTSVLGADDKAAISVVMEMAQHLLSHDIPHGDIYLAFVPDEEVGLKGVKLIDLQRFFPEYAYTIDCCECGEIVYETFNAAHARIDIKGVTAHPMSAKNVLVNPILVAKHIIDQCDPLQRPEHTEGREGYIWFTDMQANAARAHMDAAIRDHDVVKFTDKKQVLTQAVARTQASYPSASITLEITDTYANIANTADANHPAVKSIYTAFKQLDVTPKTIAMRGGTDGSALSAMGIVTPNYFTGAHNFHSKFEFLPMSSFVKSYQVTLSLVAQAVQMP from the coding sequence ATGAGTATTGAAAGCCGTTTAGAAGCTCGCTTCTTACGCTATGTCGCCATCGACAGCCAAAGTGCCTTTAATCAAGAGCAAGTACCATCGACCCCAGGCCAATTACAGTTGGCGCACTTGCTTCACGATGAATTAATCGCCATGGGCATTAGCGATTGTGAGGTTGATAGTCATGGGATTTTAACCGCTAAAATCCCAGCCAATCTGAATGCTGATACCAAAGCCACCGCCATCGGCTTTGTGGCTCACTTAGATACTGTGGATGTCGGCTTATCATCCAGCATTAAACCGCAAAAAATTCATTACACAGGCCAAAGCTTATGCTTGAACTCCGAGCTGAATATTGAATTTGATAAAACCGCGCATCCTGAAATCAATCAATATCTTAATGATGATATTTTTTTTAGTGACGGCACTAGTGTGCTTGGCGCCGATGATAAAGCCGCCATTAGCGTAGTCATGGAAATGGCGCAGCATTTATTGAGCCATGATATTCCCCATGGCGATATTTATCTCGCGTTTGTGCCTGATGAAGAAGTGGGACTTAAAGGGGTTAAGCTCATAGATTTACAACGCTTTTTCCCAGAATACGCCTACACCATAGATTGCTGCGAGTGCGGTGAAATCGTCTATGAAACCTTTAACGCGGCGCATGCCCGCATAGATATTAAAGGGGTCACGGCGCACCCTATGTCGGCCAAAAATGTGTTAGTTAATCCAATTTTGGTGGCAAAACATATTATTGATCAATGCGATCCGCTGCAAAGACCTGAGCACACCGAAGGGCGCGAAGGTTATATTTGGTTTACCGATATGCAGGCTAATGCCGCCCGCGCCCACATGGATGCCGCCATTCGCGATCATGATGTGGTTAAGTTTACCGATAAAAAACAAGTGTTAACTCAAGCGGTGGCGCGCACCCAAGCAAGCTATCCGAGCGCAAGCATTACACTTGAAATCACAGACACTTATGCCAATATCGCCAACACAGCCGATGCCAATCATCCCGCGGTAAAATCGATTTATACGGCATTTAAGCAATTAGATGTCACCCCAAAAACTATCGCTATGCGCGGCGGCACCGATGGCTCAGCGTTATCGGCCATGGGCATAGTGACGCCTAATTACTTCACTGGCGCCCATAACTTCCACTCAAAGTTTGAGTTTTTACCTATGTCATCCTTTGTGAAATCTTATCAAGTTACCTTGTCATTGGTGGCGCAAGCTGTCCAGATGCCATAG
- a CDS encoding AbgT family transporter — translation MSVIIPNTSPSSRGFIDIVERAGNALPNITMLFVYALILCMLLSLGLSYLQFDYVHPLSGEAVIVNNMFTPQRLIDFTLALVNNFVNYPPLGMTIVATLGIGIAEGSGYVNVLIKKMLKLTPMSLLTPSLVLIGVISHVVSDSAYVILMPVAAMMFYVSGRHPLAGIAAAFAGLAGGFTASFTPSIIDPVMQSFTQDAARIIDVNYHVNVLCNYFVSLGGTVGVIGVCWYITDKIVEPRLKQMWPVNCEIDTSDVDAKLSAKEHQAFVKASLWLLGFGALIFALAYPADSLLRAPDGSLTSPQAALMQAIVPIILVVFSLPGLVYGYAVGKFNNANDVTQAMERVVKTLIGFIVFAFFSAQFLYAFKVSNIGTLIAVSGADFLKMLDMPAGFTVVGIILLTAVLNFVITSASSKWAILAPIFVPMLMAVGISPELTQAAFRISDSAINVSTPMFAFYPLIIMYCQRYVKDTGVGTIVGMMLPYSVGLLIVLTATLFLFWGLDIPLGFNSGYTYPASN, via the coding sequence ATGTCTGTCATTATCCCAAACACCTCCCCATCATCGCGGGGGTTTATTGATATTGTCGAGCGTGCTGGTAATGCCCTCCCCAATATCACTATGTTATTTGTGTATGCCTTAATCCTGTGCATGCTGTTAAGCCTTGGCTTGTCCTATCTGCAGTTTGATTATGTGCATCCATTGTCAGGCGAAGCCGTTATCGTCAATAACATGTTTACGCCGCAGCGACTTATTGATTTCACCTTAGCCTTAGTCAATAACTTTGTTAATTATCCGCCGCTTGGCATGACCATAGTGGCCACCTTAGGCATAGGCATAGCTGAAGGCTCAGGTTATGTGAATGTGCTGATTAAAAAGATGCTGAAACTCACGCCTATGTCGTTATTAACGCCATCATTAGTGTTAATTGGGGTGATTTCACATGTAGTGTCTGACAGTGCCTATGTCATTTTAATGCCAGTGGCCGCCATGATGTTTTATGTTTCAGGCCGCCATCCATTGGCCGGCATTGCCGCGGCTTTTGCCGGTCTTGCGGGCGGCTTTACCGCGAGCTTTACCCCATCCATCATAGACCCTGTGATGCAATCTTTTACCCAAGATGCGGCGCGCATTATTGATGTTAATTACCACGTCAATGTCTTATGTAATTACTTTGTCAGCCTCGGCGGCACAGTCGGTGTCATTGGGGTGTGTTGGTACATTACCGATAAAATCGTCGAGCCGCGCCTTAAACAAATGTGGCCAGTTAATTGCGAAATCGATACCTCAGATGTTGATGCCAAATTATCAGCGAAAGAACATCAAGCCTTTGTGAAGGCAAGTTTGTGGCTATTAGGCTTTGGCGCGCTCATTTTCGCCCTCGCCTATCCGGCTGACTCTTTATTAAGAGCGCCCGATGGCAGTTTAACCTCACCCCAAGCCGCCTTAATGCAAGCGATTGTGCCGATTATCTTAGTAGTGTTTTCTTTGCCAGGACTGGTTTATGGCTACGCCGTCGGGAAATTTAACAACGCTAATGATGTGACCCAGGCCATGGAGCGTGTCGTTAAGACCTTGATTGGCTTTATTGTGTTTGCCTTTTTCTCGGCGCAATTCTTATACGCCTTTAAAGTGTCAAACATAGGTACCTTAATTGCTGTCTCTGGCGCCGACTTTTTAAAGATGCTTGATATGCCCGCAGGCTTTACTGTGGTCGGTATTATCTTATTAACTGCGGTGTTGAATTTTGTGATCACCTCAGCCTCATCTAAATGGGCAATTTTAGCGCCGATTTTTGTGCCCATGTTGATGGCGGTCGGCATTTCACCTGAACTCACCCAAGCAGCGTTTCGGATTTCTGATTCGGCCATTAACGTCTCAACCCCTATGTTTGCCTTTTATCCGCTCATCATCATGTATTGTCAGCGCTATGTAAAAGACACTGGTGTGGGTACTATTGTAGGTATGATGTTACCTTACAGCGTTGGCCTATTAATCGTATTAACCGCCACCTTATTTTTATTTTGGGGATTAGATATACCGCTGGGATTTAACTCAGGTTACACCTATCCAGCGAGTAACTAA
- a CDS encoding 1,4-dihydroxy-2-naphthoate polyprenyltransferase gives MNPWLLAIRPRTLPAAIGPLLVGNMLALSLPSFSLAIALISTLCAVLLQIAVNLANDYFDFKSGVDTDERLGPVRVTQSGLLPATTVRNGMIAALITAILIGFILIWHGGPVVAALAIFAVLGALSYSGGPYPLASHGLGEVAAFVFFGLVAVVGSYFIQAGSTTVDAWLLGSAIGLFNAAIMLVNNTRDITTDTKAGKRTLAVRIGNKAAKNLYQALVYLPFALIIGGFLLGLLGGIPVLLAGLSLIMARGLARDFLVTDGQALNPLLGQTAKLTMIFSGLFSLGLIIQAYGA, from the coding sequence ATGAATCCTTGGTTGTTAGCCATCAGACCACGCACCTTACCCGCAGCGATTGGTCCTTTGCTGGTCGGTAATATGTTAGCCCTTAGCCTGCCAAGCTTTAGTCTTGCCATCGCCTTGATTTCAACCTTATGCGCGGTATTACTGCAGATTGCAGTCAACCTCGCCAACGATTACTTTGATTTTAAAAGTGGTGTCGATACTGACGAGCGCTTAGGGCCTGTGCGCGTGACTCAATCTGGGTTACTGCCAGCCACCACAGTTCGCAATGGCATGATAGCGGCATTAATCACCGCCATTTTAATTGGCTTTATCTTGATATGGCATGGCGGCCCAGTGGTCGCCGCGCTTGCCATTTTTGCGGTATTAGGCGCCCTTAGCTATAGCGGCGGCCCTTACCCATTAGCGAGCCACGGATTAGGTGAAGTCGCCGCCTTTGTCTTCTTTGGATTAGTGGCCGTGGTTGGCAGCTATTTTATTCAAGCGGGAAGTACAACTGTTGATGCTTGGCTGTTAGGCTCGGCCATTGGCTTATTTAATGCAGCGATTATGCTGGTTAACAATACCCGCGATATCACCACAGATACTAAGGCAGGTAAGCGCACCTTAGCGGTAAGAATTGGCAATAAAGCGGCAAAAAATCTTTATCAAGCCTTAGTGTATTTACCCTTTGCTTTGATTATTGGTGGGTTTTTATTAGGCTTGCTAGGCGGCATTCCGGTATTACTGGCAGGGTTATCGTTAATTATGGCCCGCGGCTTAGCCCGAGACTTTTTAGTGACCGATGGCCAAGCGCTCAATCCATTACTGGGTCAAACCGCAAAATTGACCATGATATTCTCAGGACTCTTTAGTCTTGGTTTAATAATCCAAGCCTATGGCGCTTAA
- a CDS encoding SDR family oxidoreductase encodes MDGRQMRFDNQQIVISGAAKGLGRHYALALAQRGATLILIDELSVNAPEVIELVLKIKALGSQAHYFEQSFLALTQADELVSKIVAISPHIDVLINGASLDYYSDFNQLDPAKWQQQWQTTVNFSLLLTHGLWPVMKAQDYGRVLMLTNISGLYGSDHSVALSSANMALLGMVNSLAIEGEQSNIHVNSLCALAVTEVPEKHLAARVRPIFGTETPIAAMLFLVSTRAPSGQHLLAAAGSISRGTFAEYASEYFFAEECTPEIIASRWRHPKTCRLLEVHTSAESKISAWSFRGAKEHNIKLV; translated from the coding sequence ATGGATGGTAGACAGATGCGATTTGATAACCAGCAGATAGTCATTTCTGGTGCGGCCAAGGGACTGGGACGCCATTATGCGCTCGCGCTTGCTCAACGTGGCGCCACACTTATTCTTATCGACGAACTTAGTGTTAACGCCCCAGAAGTGATTGAGCTTGTGCTTAAAATTAAAGCATTGGGTAGCCAAGCTCATTATTTTGAGCAAAGCTTTTTAGCCTTAACCCAAGCCGATGAATTAGTCAGTAAAATTGTAGCCATAAGCCCGCATATTGACGTGCTCATTAATGGCGCCAGCCTTGATTATTATAGTGATTTTAATCAACTCGATCCCGCTAAGTGGCAGCAGCAATGGCAAACCACCGTCAATTTTAGCCTGCTGTTAACCCACGGCTTATGGCCTGTGATGAAGGCGCAAGACTATGGGCGGGTATTAATGCTCACCAATATTAGTGGCTTGTATGGCTCCGACCATTCAGTGGCATTAAGTTCGGCCAATATGGCGTTACTGGGTATGGTCAATAGCCTCGCCATTGAAGGTGAACAGAGCAATATTCATGTCAATAGTTTGTGTGCCCTTGCCGTTACTGAAGTGCCAGAAAAACACTTAGCGGCGCGGGTTAGGCCTATTTTTGGCACAGAAACCCCCATTGCCGCCATGCTATTTTTGGTTAGTACCCGCGCGCCGTCAGGGCAGCATTTACTGGCTGCTGCAGGCAGCATTAGTCGCGGCACGTTTGCTGAATATGCGAGCGAATATTTTTTTGCGGAGGAATGCACGCCTGAAATCATTGCCAGTCGCTGGCGCCATCCAAAGACTTGCCGGCTGCTTGAGGTTCATACCTCGGCTGAGAGTAAAATTTCCGCTTGGTCATTTCGCGGCGCGAAAGAGCACAATATTAAACTGGTTTAA